In Silene latifolia isolate original U9 population chromosome 3, ASM4854445v1, whole genome shotgun sequence, a single window of DNA contains:
- the LOC141646352 gene encoding uncharacterized protein LOC141646352, with product MSNRGSTDIVVHAVCSEDLPEGKEGCLYGELYRVNLDTGKISKCRGRKLYFDDELTSMAISGDIIYILGGAKEDYPEYVKDKHPKHSRVSYIDLASDDPEWMQLPECITPLLTVPGVTFKGNLFVFGGNFEEILSDDSWQFYGEKLCLPLQRHDSWRIVPCRPLPPPEANVIHCPKPNNVSTPVVVDSKNDRILVHFLTINSLYAYYPDRIPRWDFLFFIGWSRVVGVFDDMILFHSRGYFHAFDLQNGSEINDIIISADFPSNLLYLKYDAIIPLSPPGTFCLAVYYPEFNLPDITHLVFAKFRVLRKTCGQIHIIFISHHNLALDCKACVINYVPIANLEDAHNPSKEDSCGEAEQPGLLGIYVGTHRI from the exons ATGTCAAATCGTGGTTCGACGGACATAGTGGTGCATGCTGTGTGTTCAGAGGATCTACCGGAGGGGAAAGAAGGATGTCTTTATGGTGAACTATATCGGGTTAATTTAGATACAGGGAAGATATCAAAATGCCGAGGACGTAAGCTGTATTTCGACGACGAGCTTACTTCCATGGCGATTTCAGGTGATATCATCTACATACTTGGCGGCGCCAAAGAAGACTATCCCGAATATGTTAAGGATAAGCATCCCAAACATTCACGCGTTTCATATATTGATCTTGCCAGCGATGATCCTGAATGGATGCAACTCCCCGAATGTATAACTCCCTTACTCACTGTCCCTGGTGTTACCTTCAAAGGTAATCTCTTTGTATTCGGAGGTAATTTTGAGGAAATTTTGAGTGACGACAGTTGGCAGTTTTATGGGGAGAAACTATGCCTTCCACTTCAACGACATGACAGCTGGCGTATCGTACCATGTCGTCCTCTACCACCACCAGAGGCCAATGTTATCCATTGTCCGAAGCCCAATAATGTCAGTACTCCAGTTGTTGTTGATTCGAAGAATGACCGCATCCTTGTCCATTTCCTTACCATTAACTCCCTTTACGCTTACTATCCTGATCGTATACCCAGATGGGATTTTCTCTTTTTTATTGGCTGGAGTCGCGTGGTTGGCGTTTTTGATGATATGATTCTATTCCATTCCCGGGGCTACTTCCATGCTTTTGACTTGCAAAACGGTTCAGAAATAAACGACATTATCATTTCCGCTGATTTCCCCTCTAATCTCCTTTACCTAAAGTACGATGCTATAATTCCTCTGTCCCCACCTGGTACCTTCTGCCTCGCTGTCTACTACCCGGAGTTTAACCTGCCCGACATAACTCATCTAGTATTTGCCAAATTCCGTGTTTTGCGTAAAACTTGTGGACAGATTCACATCATCTTTATCTCTCATCACAACCTTGCCCTTGATTGTAAGGCATGTGTTATTAATTACGTCCCCATAG CGAATTTGGAAGATGCACATAATCCATCAAAGGAAGATAGTTGTGGTGAAGCAGAGCAACCTGGCCTTTTGGGCATTTATGTTGGCACTCATCGTATTTGA
- the LOC141648216 gene encoding F-box protein CPR1-like — MSKLMKQSNYSISILPIDTLINIFSRLPIKSLLTLKSICKSWRSLITSRYFSNLHLHRNSLSIEKLLIFIGDDYSFYSVSLETLELAAIKIPFSSAWERFSRRKNIVGSCNGLLLCICDESSVSEALLINPSTLPCKKVPKLEVPQQCLYLSYGFGFDFVNDDYKIVRIAHFLGVRGDGTRWEVMNVSVGVYSLKFDTWKLVVSMIGPLGTPVSNNGTLVNNHLLHWLFSRGVSSNNEYRIDCFDVCREQWSQVELPDLSGSHDGLKDLGVLDGCLCLMTGGSDVWVMKEYGVEESWEKLFSMSDRCVIGSLNIVPITYSKEGNEILLRKDVFSKAFWYELCEKTTRTAEFHCLPSYRQVGVCIRSLISLCDNAQMAQR, encoded by the coding sequence ATGTCCAAATTGATGAAACAATCTAATTATTCCATATCAATTCTCCCAATTGATACACTAATCAACATTTTTTCCCGATTACCAATCAAATCCCTATTAACCCTAAAATCAATTTGCAAATCATGGCGTTCATTGATTACTAGCCGTTACTTCAGCAATCTTCATCTTCATCGTAATTCTCTCTCAATTGAAAAACTTTTAATATTTATCGGCGATGATTACTCTTTTTACTCTGTTAGTTTGGAAACCCTAGAATTGGCTGCAATTAAAATCCCCTTTTCATCGGCTTGGGAACGATTTAGTCGTCGTAAAAATATAGTGGGTTCTTGTAATGGGTTATTACTTTGTATATGTGATGAGAGTTCCGTATCCGAAGCGCTTTTGATTAATCCATCTACACTTCCTTGTAAAAAAGTTCCTAAATTGGAGGTACCCCAACAATGTTTGTATTTGAGTTACGGGTTCGGGTTTGATTTTGTAAATGATGATTATAAAATTGTTAGAATTGCGCATTTTTTAggagtaaggggtgatggtacgCGTTGGGAAGTTATGAATGTTAGTGTAGGTGTGTATAGTTTGAAATTTGATACATGGAAATTAGTTGTTAGTATGATTGGACCATTAGGTACGCCTGTTTCGAATAATGGGACCTTAGTTAATAATCATTTATTGCATTGGTTGTTTTCTCGTGGGGTTTCGAGTAATAATGAGTATCGTATTGATTGTTTTGATGTTTGTCGAGAACAATGGAGCCAAGTCGAGTTGCCTGATTTGAGTGGTTCTCATGATGGGTTGAAAGATTTAGGTGTTTTAGATGGGTGTTTGTGTTTGATGACGGGTGGGAGCGATGTATGGGTGATGAAAGAGTATGGTGTCGAGGAATCTTGGGAAAAACTGTTTTCTATGTCGGATAGGTGTGTTATTGGGTCGTTGAATATCGTTCCTATCACGTATTctaaagagggtaatgagattTTGTTGAGGAAAGATGTGTTTTCGAAAGCATTTTGGTATGAACTGTGTGAAAAGACGACTAGAACAGCTGAGTTTCATTGTCTGCCTAGTTATCGTCAGGTGGGTGTTTGTATCCGTAGCCTTATATCACTTTGTGACAATGCTCAAATGGCGCAGAGATGA